A single window of Saccharomyces kudriavzevii IFO 1802 strain IFO1802 genome assembly, chromosome: 16 DNA harbors:
- the GLN1 gene encoding glutamate--ammonia ligase (similar to Saccharomyces cerevisiae GLN1 (YPR035W); ancestral locus Anc_7.449), with product MAETSVEKTQILQKYLELEQRGRIIAEYVWIDGTGNLRSKGRTLKKKILSIDQLPEWNFDGSSTNQAPGHDSDIYLKPVAYYPDPFRRGDNIVVLAACYNNDGTPNKFNHRHEAAKLFAAHKDAEIWFGLEQEYTLFDMYDNVYGWPKGGFPAPQGPYYCGVGAGKVYARDLIEAHYRACLYAGLELSGINAEVMPSQWEFQVGPCTGIELGDQLWMARYLLHRVAEEFGIKISFHPKPLKGDWNGAGCHTNVSTKEMRKPGGMKYIEQAIEKLSKRHAEHIKLYGSDNDMRLTGRHETASMTAFSSGVANRGSSIRIPRSVAKEGYGYFEDRRPASNIDPYLVTGIMCETVCGAIDNADMTKEFERESS from the coding sequence atggcTGAAACAAGCGTTGAGAAGACtcaaattttacaaaaatatctAGAGCTAGAACAAAGAGGCAGGATAATCGCCGAGTACGTCTGGATCGATGGTACCGGTAACTTACGTTCCAAAGGTAGAACcttaaagaagaagattttgtCTATCGACCAATTACCAGAATGGAACTTTGATGGTTCCTCGACCAACCAAGCGCCAGGTCACGATTCCGATATCTACTTGAAGCCCGTTGCCTACTACCCAGACCCTTTCAGAAGAGGTGACAACATTGTTGTCTTGGCCGCGTGCTATAACAACGACGGTACTCCAAACAAGTTCAACCACAGACACGAGGCTGCCAAGTTGTTTGCTGCTCACAAGGACGCAGAAATCTGGTTCGGTCTAGAACAAGAGTACACTCTATTTGACATGTACGACAACGTCTACGGATGGCCAAAGGGTGGGTTCCCCGCTCCACAAGGTCCTTACTACTGTGGTGTCGGTGCCGGTAAGGTGTACGCTAGAGACTTGATCGAAGCTCACTACAGAGCCTGTCTGTATGCTGGTCTAGAGCTTTCTGGTATCAACGCCGAGGTTATGCCATCTCAATGGGAATTTCAAGTCGGCCCATGCACCGGTATTGAATTGGGTGACCAATTGTGGATGGCCAGATACCTCTTGCACAGAGTGGCTGAAGAATTCGGCATCAAGATTTCCTTCCATCCAAAGCCATTGAAGGGTGACTGGAACGGTGCCGGTTGTCACACCAACGTCTCCACCAAGGAAATGAGAAAACCAGGTGGTATGAAGTACATCGAACAAGCTATCGAAAAGTTGTCCAAGAGACATGCCGAACACATTAAGCTGTACGGTAGCGATAACGACATGAGATTGACTGGTAGACACGAAACTGCTTCCATGACCGCCTTCTCTTCTGGTGTTGCCAACAGAGGTAGTTCTATCAGAATCCCAAGATCTGTCGCCAAGGAGGGATACGGTTACTTCGAAGATCGTAGACCAGCTTCTAACATTGACCCATACTTGGTTACCGGTATCATGTGTGAAACTGTTTGCGGTGCCATTGACAACGCCGACATGACCAAAGAGTTTGAAAGAGAATCCTCATAA
- the VMA13 gene encoding H(+)-transporting V1 sector ATPase subunit H (similar to Saccharomyces cerevisiae VMA13 (YPR036W); ancestral locus Anc_7.450), producing MGVTKILMDSTHFNEIRSIIRSRSVAWDALARSEELSEIDASTAKALESILVKKSIGEGSSSSNDAHSEFRVKGNTMIPLIHLLSTSDNEDCKKSVQNLIAELLSSEKYGDDTVKFFQQDPKQLEQLFDVSLKGDFQTVLISGFNVVSLLVQNGLHNVGLVEKLLKNNHLINILQNIEQMDTCYVCIRLLQELAVIPEYRDMIWLHEKKFMPTLFKILQRATDSQLATRIVATNSNHLGIQLQYYSLLLIWLLTFNPVFANELVQKYLSDFLDLLKLVKITIKEKVSRLCISIILQCCSTPVKQHKKVIKQLLLLGNALPTVQSLSERKYSDEELREDITKLKEILENEYQELTSFDEYVAELDSKLLCWSPPHVDNGFWSDNIDEFKKDNYKIFKQLIELLQAKVRRGDVNAKQEKTIIQVALNDITHVVELLPESIDVLDKTGGKADIMELLNHSDSRVKYEALKATQAIIGYTFK from the coding sequence ATGGGCGTAaccaagattttaatggaCAGTACTCATTTCAATGAGATCCGTAGTATAATCCGTTCGAGGTCAGTGGCATGGGACGCCTTAGCTAGATCTGAGGAATTGAGCGAAATTGATGCATCTACTGCGAAGGCATTAGAGTCGATTCTGGTGAAGAAGAGCATCGGCGAGGGTTCATCATCGTCGAATGATGCGCACTCCGAGTTCAGAGTGAAGGGCAACACGATGATACCATTGATTCACTTGCTTTCCACTTCGGACAACGAAGACTGCAAAAAATCCGTGCAGAACCTAATAGCTGAATTGTTATCGTCTGAAAAGTATGGCGACGACACAGTGAAGTTTTTTCAGCAGGACCCTAAGCAATTGGAGCAACTATTCGACGTCTCACTCAAAGGAGACTTCCAGACCGTGTTGATTTCAGGGTTCAACGTGGTCTCGCTATTGGTGCAGAATGGGCTGCACAACGTGGGACTAGTGGAAAAGCTGTTGAAGAACAACCACCTGATCAATATCTTGCAAAACATTGAGCAGATGGACACCTGTTATGTGTGCATCAGGCTTTTGCAAGAATTGGCCGTGATACCAGAGTACCGTGACATGATATGGTTGCATGAAAAGAAGTTCATGCCCACTTTATTCAAGATCCTGCAACGCGCCACGGACTCGCAACTGGCCACGCGCATAGTCGCAACAAACTCCAACCATCTAGGTATCCAATTGCAGTACTACTCCTTGCTATTGATATGGTTATTGACTTTCAACCCTGTCTTCGCTAACGAGCTCGTCCAAAAGTACTTGAGCGATTTTTTGGACCTCTTGAAGCTGGTGAAGATCACCATAAAGGAGAAAGTGTCCAGATTGTGCATATCAATCATCTTGCAATGCTGCTCTACGCCCGTCAAGCAACACAAGAAGGTCATCAAACAACTTTTGTTGCTCGGCAACGCGTTACCCACCGTGCAGAGCTTGAGCGAAAGAAAGTACTCCGACGAAGAATTGCGCGAGGACATCACCAAGCTCAAGGAAATCCTGGAAAACGAATACCAGGAATTGACCTCCTTCGATGAATACGTGGCGGAATTGGACTCCAAGTTGCTGTGCTGGTCCCCTCCACACGTCGACAACGGATTCTGGTCCGATAACATCGATGAGTTCAAGAAGGACAACTACAAGATCTTTAAGCAATTGATCGAACTCTTGCAAGCAAAGGTCCGCCGCGGCGACGTCAATGCGAAGCAGGAAAAGACCATTATCCAAGTCGCCTTGAACGACATCACCCACGTGGTCGAACTTCTACCAGAGAGCATCGACGTTCTCGACAAGACTGGCGGCAAGGCTGACATCATGGAGTTGCTGAACCACTCGGACTCCCGGGTGAAATACGAGGCCCTCAAAGCCACGCAGGCAATTATTGGATACACCTTCAAATAG
- the SPO24 gene encoding Spo24p (similar to Saccharomyces cerevisiae YPR036W-A; ancestral locus Anc_7.453) — translation MVAFLELTSAVSQPFVIPSLSPVSQPSSRKNSDANVDDLNLAIANAALLDASAAKHSRKSSLSLL, via the coding sequence ATGGTCGCCTTTTTAGAACTAACTTCAGCCGTTTCTCAACCTTTCGTCATCCCATCTCTTTCGCCAGTTTCTCAACCAAGCTCGAGGAAGAACTCCGATGCTAACGTCGACGACTTGAACCTGGCCATCGCCAACGCTGCTCTTTTGGACGCCTCCGCTGCAAAGCACTCCAGAAAAAGCTCTTTGTCGCTGTTGTAG
- the ERV2 gene encoding flavin-linked sulfhydryl oxidase (similar to Saccharomyces cerevisiae ERV2 (YPR037C); ancestral locus Anc_7.456) produces MKHVVKRSHAIRIIAALGIVGLWVFFSSNELSISTPNLIKEPGTKEAQEAAAWKNEARLKEIEQQTIMPLMGDDKVKKEVGRASWKYFHTLLARFPDEPTAQEREKLDTFIKLYAELYPCGECSYHFVKLIEKFPIQTSSRTAAAMWGCHMHNKVNEYLKKEIYDCATILEDYDCGCSGDDGKKVSLDKEGKQLG; encoded by the coding sequence ATGAAACACGTAGTGAAAAGGAGCCATGCCATCAGGATAATTGCAGCATTAGGCATCGTCGGGTTGTGGGTGTTTTTCTCATCCAACGAACTATCGATCAGCACGCCAAACTTGATCAAGGAACCTGGCACAAAGGAAGCGCAAGAAGCGGCTGCTTGGAAAAATGAAGCTCGgttaaaagaaattgagcaGCAGACCATCATGCCGTTGATGGGAGATGATAAGGTGAAGAAAGAAGTGGGCAGGGCGTCGTGGAAGTATTTCCACACGCTGCTGGCCCGTTTCCCGGATGAACCCACCGCAcaagaaagagagaaacTGGACACGTTTATCAAGCTTTACGCCGAGCTGTATCCGTGTGGGGAGTGCTCGTACCACTTTGTCAAGCTGATTGAGAAGTTTCCGATACAAACGTCGAGCAGAACTGCTGCGGCGATGTGGGGGTGCCACATGCACAACAAGGTGAATGAGTacttgaagaaggaaatCTACGACTGTGCCACTATCCTGGAGGACTATGATTGTGGATGCAGCGGCGACGACGGCAAGAAAGTGTCGCTGGATAAGGAAGGCAAACAATTAGGCTGA
- the TIP41 gene encoding Tip41p (similar to Saccharomyces cerevisiae TIP41 (YPR040W); ancestral locus Anc_7.457), protein MSRRNSPPLRSSGINTIQLNAAREMHARTVRARRMPIPTSGITAPSILPTATTTATNTVLPAMPARHICNNPNNPPCVHCGSVIIPSPQATLPLEDNPSITINDWTISSRKKPILNSQELDLWENEKLKGLTLPEMIFGNNYIRIENPKLDWSIEFNALDALRNVQLQDSGIRVAYSSDWINSKRRQNSANAAQRYANDVSDDSLNIIHKYDWTYTTRYRGTENPPASRFRLDNDQTLPLDKLAVHDKILFYDDMILFEDELADNGISILNVKIRVMNERLLLLSRFFLRVDDVLVRVYDTRLYVEFDENKVIRESKEFEGKYQDVLAKHRLSQSHDPKAALRDSSWVAQNTPMVKRECEIIEF, encoded by the coding sequence ATGTCCAGGAGAAACTCGCCCCCTCTCAGATCTTCAGGGATAAATACCATCCAGCTGAACGCCGCCAGAGAGATGCATGCTCGGACCGTGCGTGCTCGAAGAATGCCCATCCCAACAAGCGGCATCACCGCACCCTCGATACTGCCAACTGCGACTACTACTGCCACAAACACAGTATTACCGGCCATGCCAGCTCGACATATCTGTAATAACCCGAACAATCCGCCCTGTGTGCACTGCGGGTCCGTCATCATCCCGTCTCCACAGGCCACGTTGCCCTTGGAGGACAACCCTTCCATAACCATCAACGACTGGACCATCTCTTCCAGAAAGAAGCCTATTTTGAACTCGCAGGAACTCGACCTCTGGGAAAACGAAAAACTCAAGGGGCTGACACTGCCGGAGATGATTTTTGGCAATAATTACATCAGGATCGAGAATCCGAAGCTGGATTGGTCCATAGAGTTCAATGCTCTGGACGCCCTAAGGAACGTTCAACTCCAGGATTCAGGTATCCGGGTGGCATACTCAAGCGACTGGataaattccaaaagaagacaGAACTCAGCCAACGCCGCACAACGGTACGCAAACGACGTAAGCGACGATTCCTTGAACATCATACACAAGTACGACTGGACCTACACTACACGCTACAGGGGCACGGAGAACCCCCCTGCGTCGAGGTTCCGGCTCGATAACGATCAAACGCTGCCCTTGGACAAGCTAGCCGTGCACGACAAAATCCTGTTCTACGACGACATGATCCTCTTCGAGGACGAGCTAGCAGACAACGGTATATCGATACTCAACGTCAAGATAAGAGTCATGAACGAAAGGCTGCTACTGTTGAGCAGGTTTTTCCTAAGGGTGGATGACGTTCTTGTGAGAGTCTACGACACAAGACTCTACGTGGAATTCGACGAAAACAAAGTGATCAGAGAATCCAAGGAGTTCGAGGGCAAATACCAAGATGTGTTGGCCAAGCACAGGTTGTCCCAATCCCATGACCCAAAGGCCGCCCTGAGAGACAGTAGCTGGGTAGCACAGAATACCCCAATGGTCAAAAGGGAATGCGAGATCATCGAGTTCTGA
- the TIF5 gene encoding translation initiation factor eIF5 (similar to Saccharomyces cerevisiae TIF5 (YPR041W); ancestral locus Anc_7.459) has product MSINICRDNHDPFYRYKMPPIQAKVEGRGNGIKTAVLNVADISHALNRPAAYIVKYFGFELGAQTSISVDKDRYLVNGVHEPAKLQDVLDGFINKFVLCGSCKNPETEIVITKDNDLVRDCKACGKRTPMDLRHKLSSFILKNPPDSVSGSKKKKKAATASANVRGGGLSISDIAQGKSQNAPSDGTGSSTPQHHDEDEDELSRQIKAAASTLENIEVKDDEWAVDMSEEAIRARAKELEANSELNQLDEYGEWILEQAGEDKENLPSDVELYKKAAELDILNDPKIGCVLAQCLFDGDIVNEVAEHNAFFTKVLVSPEYEKNFLGGIERFLGLEHKELIPSLPKILVQLYNNDIISEEEITKFGTKSSKKFVPKEVSRKVRKAAKPFITWLETAESDDDDDEEGDE; this is encoded by the coding sequence ATGTCTATTAATATCTGTAGAGACAACCATGATCCATTCTACCGTTACAAAATGCCTCCCATCCAGGCCAAGGTGGAAGGTAGAGGTAACGGTATCAAGACCGCAGTCTTGAACGTTGCTGACATCTCCCACGCGTTGAACAGACCCGCTGCATACATAGTAAAGTACTTCGGTTTCGAATTAGGTGCTCAAACTTCCATTTCCGTTGACAAAGATCGTTATCTCGTTAATGGTGTTCACGAACCTGCCAAGTTGCAAGACGTGTTGGACGGGTTCATCAACAAGTTCGTTCTTTGTGGAAGTTGTAAAAATCCAGAAACAGAGATCGTCATTACCAAGGATAATGATCTGGTCAGGGACTGCAAGGCCTGTGGTAAGAGAACTCCAATGGACTTGAGACATAAACTATCatctttcattttgaaaaatcctCCTGATTCAGTTTCTggttccaagaaaaagaagaaggctGCAACAGCTTCCGCTAATGTCCGTGGTGGTGGGTTGTCCATTAGTGATATTGCTCAAGGTAAATCTCAAAACGCTCCTTCGGATGGTACTGGTTCATCCACTCCACAACATCATGAcgaggatgaagatgaattgTCACGTCAAATCAAGGCTGCTGCCTCCACTTTAGAAAACATCGAAGTCAAAGATGACGAATGGGCCGTTGATATGTCTGAAGAGGCCATTAGAGCTCGTGCCAAGGAATTAGAAGCTAACTCTGAGCTTAACCAATTAGATGAATACGGTGAATGGATCTTAGAACAAGCTGGCGAAGATAAGGAAAATCTACCATCTGATGTGGAACTTTACAAGAAGGCCGCAGAACTAGATATTCTAAATGATCCAAAAATCGGTTGTGTCCTTGCCCAATGTCTATTCGATGGAGATATCGTAAACGAAGTCGCCGAACACAATGCATTTTTCACTAAAGTTTTGGTTTCTCCAGAATACGAAAAGAACTTCCTGGGTGGTATTGAAAGATTCTTAGGTCTAGAACACAAAGAATTGATTCCATCATTACCTAAGATTTTGGTTCAACTATACAACAATGATATCatttcagaagaagaaatcacgAAATTCGGTACCAAGTCATCTAAGAAATTTGTACCTAAGGAAGTATCTAGGAAAGTTCGTAAGGCTGCTAAACCATTCATTACATGGTTAGAAACTGCCGAAagtgacgatgatgacgacgaagaAGGCGACGAATAG
- the PUF2 gene encoding Puf2p (similar to Saccharomyces cerevisiae JSN1 (YJR091C) and PUF2 (YPR042C); ancestral locus Anc_7.462) gives MDNKRLYNGNLSNIPEVIDPGITIPIYEEDIRNDKPLNASARSAGVSDKRNRSSSASPQKIGSYRTRAGRFSDTITNLLPSISAKLHHSKKTAPAVVVPPATSTPDSLNSATYVPRVSSDSFTAVTPLSLQSTATQTRTRNNTASSQLTINSSSTNGATNTNIWSAGVDTNTSASPMFDYPHATSYFEPLTRFKSTDNYTLPQTAQLNSFLEKNGNSSIWSNTGNNTTDLLSTPTVNRQRSQSQSTINRVYTDAPYHQQPAQSCQVQVAPMIPKSAHLSPVILDDVDPASINWITANQNVPLINQISTLLPTNTISISNVFPLQPTQQHQQNTVNLTSTSLATLCSQYGNVLSARTLGGLNMALVEFSTVESAICALEALQGKELSKVGAPSTVSFARVLPMYEQPPNVSGYNNTAKQPLLQEQLNHGVLNYQQQQSEPQNQPQPTSFNQPNLAYTNPTQNLSHLQLSSTENEPYPFPLPPPTLSDNEDKLLKIITSFKLDHDQSELNHLLKNALKGKGVSDTSDFGPLPEHNSKLSKKKDFFDPPKLRELRKQFDSNSLSTIEIEQLAIVMLDQLPELSSDYLGNTVVQKLFENSSNIIRDIMLRKCNKYLTSMGVHKNGTWVCQKVIKMAKTPRQISLVTLGVRDYCTPLFNDQFGNYVIQGILKFGFPWNSFIFENVLSHFWTIVQNRYGSRAVRACLEADNTITQSQLLTISSLIIVLSPYLATDNNGTLLITWLLDTCALPNKVLILCDELVNNNLVKLCCHKLGSLTILKILNLRSGEEELLSKSKIIHALFDGPVSSESILFQILDEGNYGPTFIYKVLTSRILDNNVRDDVITKIRQLILNSTINLQSRQLLEEIGLSSSGISPKQSSKNHRKQHSQGFHSPGRARGVSVSSVRSSNSRQNSIIQTNSTGPTPKLNFNPVPMSEINSYFNNQQLMFSANQNQNQNSNFNGYDELKSQFDSFKIANGTNLSLPIINLPNGTLQSNVNSNGNNNNNSGYSMQMNPLSRSGSYNTNNATGSNNNNNNNNNNNNNNNNYNNNSSANNNNMNSNNDTNLSRYRSYGY, from the coding sequence aTGGACAATAAAAGACTGTATAACGGTAACTTATCCAACATCCCGGAGGTCATAGATCCTGGGATCACCATTCCAATTTACGAGGAGGACATTAGAAATGACAAGCCCCTGAATGCAAGTGCTCGTTCTGCGGGCGTTTCTGACAAGAGAAACCGTTCGAGCTCTGCTTCTCCACAGAAGATTGGTTCATACCGTACCCGTGCAGGTAGATTTTCTGATACTATAACCAATCTGCTACCATCCATTAGTGCGAAATTGcatcattcaaagaagacTGCTCCCGCGGTTGTCGTTCCTCCTGCTACTAGCACTCCGGATAGTTTGAATTCTGCGACGTATGTTCCGAGAGTATCTAGTGACTCCTTTACGGCAGTCACTCCACTGTCATTGCAATCTACTGCTACTCAAACGAGGACAAGAAATAACACTGCGTCCTCTCAGTTGACCATCAACTCTTCCTCAACCAACGGCGCCACGAATACAAATATTTGGAGTGCAGGTGTAGATACTAACACATCCGCTAGCCCTATGTTTGATTACCCTCACGCAACCTCTTATTTTGAGCCACTGACAAGATTCAAATCCACCGATAATTATACGTTGCCTCAGACAGCTCAATTGAACAGTTTCCTggagaaaaatggaaattcAAGCATATGGTCAAACACAGGTAATAATACCACGGACCTTCTCAGTACACCCACAGTGAACAGGCAACGTTCACAATCTCAGTCTACTATAAATAGGGTATATACCGATGCACCCTACCATCAACAACCTGCGCAAAGTTGCCAAGTCCAAGTGGCTCCTATGATTCCTAAAAGTGCGCATCTATCCCCCGTCATCCTTGATGATGTTGATCCAGCATCGATCAACTGGATTACCGCAAACCAAAATGTCCCATTGATCAATCAAATATCCACGCTTTTGCCCACCAACACAATATCCATTTCAAACGTGTTTCCATTACAGCCTACtcaacaacatcaacaaaaCACCGTAAACCTCACAAGCACTTCTTTGGCAACTTTGTGTTCGCAGTATGGTAACGTCCTCTCGGCGAGAACATTGGGCGGCCTAAATATGGCTTTGGTCGAGTTTTCCACCGTTGAAAGTGCAATATGTGCCCTGGAAGCCCTGCAAGGAAAGGAACTATCCAAAGTAGGTGCTCCAAGCACAGTCTCCTTCGCGCGGGTACTACCGATGTATGAACAACCTCCGAACGTTAGCGGTTACAACAATACGGCAAAACAGCCGTTATTGCAGGAACAGCTGAATCACGGAGTGCTCAATtatcaacagcaacaatcGGAACCACAAAATCAACCACAGCCAACTTCGTTTAATCAACCAAATCTTGCATACACCAATCCCACTCAAAATTTGAGCCATTTGCAGCTGTCTTCGACCGAAAATGAACCTTACCCCTTTCCATTGCCTCCACCAACATTATCAGATAATGAAGacaaattgttgaaaatcatAACTTCTTTCAAGTTAGATCATGATCAATCAGAGTTGAAtcatcttctgaaaaatgcTTTGAAAGGCAAAGGAGTCTCTGATACAAGTGATTTCGGTCCACTTCCTGAGCACAACTCTAAGctgtcaaagaaaaaagacttTTTCGATCCACCGAAATTACGTGAATTAAGGAAACAGTTTGACTCAAATTCATTATCTACCATAGAAATCGAGCAGTTAGCCATTGTCATGCTAGATCAACTACCTGAGTTGAGTTCAGATTATCTGGGTAATACcgttgttcaaaaattatttgaaaattcatCGAATATCATAAGAGATATCATGTTAAGAAAATGTAACAAATATCTAACATCTATGGGTGTCCACAAGAACGGTACCTGGGTCTGTCAGAAGGTCATCAAAATGGCGAAAACGCCAAGGCAAATAAGCCTGGTGACTTTGGGCGTTAGAGATTACTGTACGCCACTTTTCAATGatcaatttggaaattaCGTCATTCAAGGCATTCTAAAGTTTGGCTTCCCCTGGAatagttttatttttgaaaatgttttatCCCATTTTTGGACAATAGTCCAAAACAGATACGGTTCGCGTGCTGTAAGGGCTTGCCTCGAGGCAGATAATACCATTACTCAGAGTCAATTATTGACGATCAGTTCTTTGATAATTGTACTCTCCCCCTACCTAGCCACAGACAATAACGGAACTTTATTGATCACCTGGCTGTTGGATACCTGTGCCTTACCGAATAAAGTTTTGATTCTGTGCGATGAACTGGTAAATAATAATCTGGTTAAACTGTGTTGTCATAAATTAGGTTCATTAACAATCTtaaagattttgaatttaaGAAGTGGCGAAGAGGAATTATTATCTAAGAGTAAGATTATCCACGCACTTTTTGATGGGCCAGTGTCTAGTGAGTCTATCctatttcaaatattggATGAAGGCAACTACGGTCCAACATTCATTTATAAAGTGTTGACCTCAAGAATTCTTGACAATAACGTAAGAGATGACGTTATAACCAAGATTCGTCAGCTGATTTTAAACTCTACTATCAATCTACAAAGCCGCCAActattggaagaaattggaCTATCATCATCAGGAATATCTCCCAAACAATCCTCTAAAAATCATCGTAAACAACACTCCCAGGGATTTCATTCTCCCGGGCGTGCAAGGGGTGTTTCCGTTTCCAGTGTGAGAAGTTCAAACTCGAGACAGAATAGCATTATTCAAACCAATAGCACCGGTCCAACGCCAAAATTGAACTTTAACCCAGTTCCGATGAGTGAAATAAACTCGTATTTCAATAACCAACAACTGATGTTTTCCgcaaatcaaaatcaaaatcaaaatagCAACTTTAATGGGTACGATGAGTTGAAATCGCAATTTGATTCATTTAAAATTGCTAATGGCACGAATCTGTCTTTACCGATAATTAACCTGCCAAATGGTACACTCCAATCAAATGTAAACAGTAATggtaataacaataacaattCCGGTTATTCAATGCAAATGAATCCCTTAAGCCGCTCCGGGAGCTATAATACTAATAATGCTACTGGTagcaataataataataataataataataataataataataataataataattataataataattcTTCTgccaacaataataatatgaACAGTAATAATGACACCAATCTGTCCAGATACAGGTCTTACGGATACTAA
- the RPL43A gene encoding 60S ribosomal protein eL43 (similar to Saccharomyces cerevisiae RPL43B (YJR094W-A) and RPL43A (YPR043W); ancestral locus Anc_7.466), translating into MAKRTKKVGITGKYGVRYGSSLRRQVKKLEIQQHARYDCSFCGKKTVKRGAAGIWSCSSCKKTVAGGAYTVSTAAAATVRSTIRRLREMVEA; encoded by the exons AT GGCTAAAAGAACTAAGAAGGTTGGTATCACTGGTAAGTACGGTGTCCGTTACGGTTCCTCTTTGAGAAGACAAGTCAAGAAGTTGGAAATCCAACAACACGCTAGATACGATTGTTCTTTCTGTGGTAAGAAGACCGTCAAGAGAGGTGCCGCTGGTATCTGGTCTTGTTCTTCCTGTAAGAAGACTGTCGCTGGTGGTGCTTACACCGTCTCCACTGCTGCTGCCGCCACTGTTAGATCTACCATCAGAAGATTGAGAGAAATGGTTGAAGcttga